The window TCGGACCACGAGGGCGTCGAGACGATGCTCCGCGTCACGAGCGAGCTCGGCGCCCGGCAGGTCCGGGTCTCGATGCCGGTGTACCGGCAGGAGAAGGAACGCACCGGCGAGACGTACGGGCAGATCTTCGACCGCACCCGAGCCGACCTCGAGTGGGCGGTGACCCGGGCGACCGAGCTCGGCGTCAAGGCGCTCGTCGAGCTCCACCACATGACCATCACCCCCTCGGCCTCGGCGGCACTGCGACTCGTCGACGGCCTCGACCCGGAGCACGTCGGCGTCATCCACGACCTCGGCAACCTGGTCATCGAGGGGTACGAGGACCACCTCGCCGCCTTCGAGCTCCTCGGCCCCTACCTCGCCCACGCCCACGTGAAGAACGCACGCTGGGTCGACACCGGCGACACCCGGGCCGACGGCAGCACGATCTGGCAGCACGAGTGGGCACCGTTGCGCACCGGCCAGGCATCCGTGTCCGAGTACCTCGACGCCCTCCGCCAGGTCGGCTACGACGGGTGGGTCACCATCGAGGACTTCTCCACCGACCTGCCGCTCGAGGCCCGCACCGCCGACAACCTGGCGTACCTGCGGGCCCTCGTGCCGGTGTCGGCATGACCGACCGCCGACCGGGCATCGTGCACCTGGGGGTGGGCGCGTTCGCGCGCGCCCACCTCGCCTGGTACACGGCCCACACCACGGGGGAGCCGTGGGGCATCACCGCCTTCACCGGCCGCTCGCCCGCGGCGGCCGACGCGTTGTCCGCGCAGGACTGCCGGTACACGCTGGTCACCCGCACCGCGGCCGGCGACGACGCCGAGGTGGTCGACACGATCGTGGCCGCCCACGCGGGCAGCGACGACACGACCTGGAGGCACGTGGTCGCGTCGCCGGCGACGACCATCGTCACGCTGACGGTCACCGAGCAGGGCTACCGATCCGGTTCCGACGTCCCGGCTCGGTTGGTCGCGGGGCTCGACGCCCGGCGGACGGCCGGCGGCGGGCGCATCGCACTGGTCAGCCTCGACAACCTGACGCACAACGGCGCGGTGCTGCGCGAAGCCGTGCTGGGTGCCACCACGGACCCCGACCTGCGCGCGTGGATCGAGGCGAACGTCGCGTTCCCGTCGTCGATGGTGGACCGGATCACGCCCGCCACCACCGACGCCGACGTCGTGGGCCTCGCCGCCCTGCCGGGTGCGCTCGCCGGGGACCGGGTGCCGGTGGTCACCGAGCCGTTCGCGGAGTGGGTGCTCGAGGACCGCTTCGACGGCATCGACCGGCCCGCGTGGGAGACCGCCGGCGTGCGCATCGTCGACGACGTCACCCCGTACGAGCAG of the Curtobacterium sp. TC1 genome contains:
- a CDS encoding sugar phosphate isomerase/epimerase family protein, with the translated sequence MKFSVFTASTPDWTPSQAASTLADQGWDGVEWRIVDDRPADGTVVPAGRSFWAGNDSTWQFTGIQDQVGEIARITDAAGLEYSGIGGYQQASDHEGVETMLRVTSELGARQVRVSMPVYRQEKERTGETYGQIFDRTRADLEWAVTRATELGVKALVELHHMTITPSASAALRLVDGLDPEHVGVIHDLGNLVIEGYEDHLAAFELLGPYLAHAHVKNARWVDTGDTRADGSTIWQHEWAPLRTGQASVSEYLDALRQVGYDGWVTIEDFSTDLPLEARTADNLAYLRALVPVSA
- a CDS encoding mannitol dehydrogenase family protein, with the protein product MTDRRPGIVHLGVGAFARAHLAWYTAHTTGEPWGITAFTGRSPAAADALSAQDCRYTLVTRTAAGDDAEVVDTIVAAHAGSDDTTWRHVVASPATTIVTLTVTEQGYRSGSDVPARLVAGLDARRTAGGGRIALVSLDNLTHNGAVLREAVLGATTDPDLRAWIEANVAFPSSMVDRITPATTDADVVGLAALPGALAGDRVPVVTEPFAEWVLEDRFDGIDRPAWETAGVRIVDDVTPYEQRKLWLLNGSHSLLAYLGLQRGHETVAAAMDDPVCRAAVEQLWDEAARELPLPAHEVAAARAALVDRFANPRIRHTLRQIASGGSQKLPVRVVDVVRHRLERDPSAGIGPGAATVIAAWWLQVTTQPELVDDDGAPGADSDVHDVLRGIAPDLDTTDVVDAITAAADDIRAASTAARTTSSTDEGVHA